A genomic stretch from Vibrio algarum includes:
- the cmoA gene encoding carboxy-S-adenosyl-L-methionine synthase CmoA, which translates to MSNKDNIFSSPIDNIGNFSFDENVVEVFPDMIQRSVPGYSNIVSAIGMLAERFVKPNSVIYDLGCSLGASTLSIRRNIQQEGCKIISVDNSKAMVERCKLHVNAYRSDTPVEVLEADIRDIAIKDASMVVLNFTLQFLSPDDRQNLLEKIYAGLRPGGILILSEKYVFEDQNANDLLIDLHHDFKRANGYSELEVSQKRSAIENVLIPDSIPKHKERLQQIGFSTVEVWFQCFNFGSMFAIK; encoded by the coding sequence ATGAGCAATAAAGATAATATCTTCTCATCTCCTATCGATAATATCGGTAACTTTAGTTTTGATGAAAATGTCGTTGAAGTTTTTCCTGATATGATTCAACGATCGGTACCAGGCTACAGCAATATAGTGTCTGCCATTGGTATGCTTGCAGAGCGCTTCGTAAAGCCAAATAGCGTTATATACGACCTAGGCTGTTCACTTGGCGCTTCTACGCTATCTATTCGAAGAAATATTCAGCAAGAAGGCTGTAAGATTATCTCGGTAGACAATTCAAAAGCAATGGTTGAGCGATGCAAATTACACGTGAATGCCTATCGTTCTGATACACCTGTTGAAGTGCTTGAAGCCGATATACGAGATATAGCGATAAAAGACGCTAGCATGGTTGTTTTAAACTTTACTTTGCAATTTCTATCTCCGGATGATCGCCAAAACCTTCTAGAGAAAATCTATGCTGGCTTGCGTCCTGGTGGAATCTTGATACTCTCCGAAAAGTATGTGTTTGAAGACCAAAATGCCAACGATTTGCTCATAGATTTACATCACGACTTTAAGAGAGCGAATGGCTACAGCGAGCTAGAGGTCAGTCAAAAACGCAGTGCCATTGAGAATGTGTTGATTCCAGACTCAATACCAAAGCATAAAGAAAGACTACAGCAAATCGGATTTTCAACTGTGGAAGTCTGGTTCCAATGCTTCAATTTTGGGTCTATGTTTGCCATCAAGTAA
- the cmoB gene encoding tRNA 5-methoxyuridine(34)/uridine 5-oxyacetic acid(34) synthase CmoB — translation MFNFANFYKLIAQDADLQPWLNILPQQLTDWQNAEHGDFERWLKALKKIPEGTPDNIDLKTSVSLSNEQPISDGERKKLDNLLRTFHPWRKGPYTAHNIHIDTEWRSDWKWDRVLPHISPLKHRSVLDVGCGNGYHMWRMLGEGARLCVGVDPSHLFLVQFEAIRKLMGNDQRVHLLPLGIEQLPELKAFDTVFSMGVLYHRRSPLDHILQLKNQLVAGGELVLETLVIDGDENAVLVPTDRYAQMRNVYFFPSAKALKKWLEKCGFEDVRIVDENVTTTGEQRTTDWMKHNSLPDYLDPKDPTKTVEGYPAPRRAILIAKNATQS, via the coding sequence ATGTTCAATTTTGCTAATTTTTACAAACTTATTGCCCAAGATGCGGATTTACAACCTTGGCTAAATATTCTTCCACAGCAGTTAACTGACTGGCAAAATGCGGAACATGGCGATTTTGAGCGCTGGCTTAAGGCTCTAAAGAAAATCCCTGAAGGAACACCTGACAATATCGACCTAAAGACCTCTGTTTCTTTATCTAATGAACAGCCAATTTCCGATGGTGAAAGAAAGAAGCTAGACAACTTATTGCGCACTTTTCACCCTTGGCGAAAAGGCCCTTACACGGCTCATAATATTCATATAGATACCGAGTGGCGTTCAGATTGGAAATGGGATCGCGTGTTGCCACATATTTCTCCTCTTAAACATCGCTCAGTGTTAGATGTCGGATGTGGTAATGGGTATCATATGTGGCGCATGCTAGGTGAAGGAGCGCGCTTATGTGTTGGTGTTGACCCCTCTCATCTATTTCTAGTCCAATTTGAAGCGATAAGAAAATTAATGGGCAACGACCAACGTGTTCATTTACTTCCACTGGGCATCGAACAGTTACCGGAACTTAAAGCATTCGACACGGTATTTAGCATGGGCGTGTTGTACCACCGCCGATCACCTCTTGATCATATTCTTCAATTAAAAAATCAACTTGTCGCTGGTGGTGAGCTAGTTCTAGAAACGTTGGTTATTGATGGTGACGAGAATGCCGTTTTAGTACCAACAGACCGTTATGCTCAAATGCGTAATGTCTATTTCTTCCCGTCTGCGAAGGCACTCAAAAAGTGGTTAGAAAAATGTGGTTTCGAAGATGTTCGCATCGTAGATGAGAATGTCACTACAACAGGTGAACAAAGAACAACAGATTGGATGAAGCACAACTCTTTACCGGATTATTTGGACCCAAAAGACCCAACGAAAACGGTTGAAGGTTATCCTGCGCCTAGACGAGCCATTTTAATCGCCAAAAACGCCACACAGTCATAA